The following coding sequences are from one Kallotenue papyrolyticum window:
- the glgP gene encoding alpha-glucan family phosphorylase — protein MNVLGRVAVFPTLPPRISRLYDLAYNLWWSWTPEAQALYAELDPELWQRVQHNPVRLLAEIDPARLEAAARDPEFLARFDAILRDFDAYMRREDTWFARTYPQYRDKTIAYFSAEFGLHESLPIYSGGLGVLAGDHIKEASDLGLPLVGIGFLYPQGYFTQRITREGVQEAFYDKLAFGTVAARPALGADGREIQVAVELPGRVVYAKVWKLQIGRVALYLMDTDVPGNAPADRELSARLYGGDHELRISQEIVLGIGGLRVVRALGLDPAVFHMNDSHPVFLVLERARELVEEQGLPFEVAREVVRASTIFTTHTPVPAGNEIFGYETIDKYFSNYWSRLGLTRDQFHDLARQQMSWGTAFSMTVLALRFSSLHNGVSRLHGAVARRMWHFLWPGITEDEVPITHITNGVHTKTWLAPDLRDLYTRYLPQDWLDRIDDPATWQPIGNIPDAELWQAHLQRKQQLLAYLRRRLRRQRLRLGEGPHALAEAETLGDPRALIIGFARRFATYKRATLIFRDRERLRRLLNDPERPVMIIFAGKAHPADEPGKALIREVYTLSRAPEFAGKIIFLENYDMEMARFLVAGVDLWLNNPIRPHEASGTSGMKAALNGVPNCSILDGWWAEGYTGTNGWAIGEEREYQDQETQNEADATDLYNRLEQEIVPAFFERDAQGLPRRWVAIMKEAIRTVAPRFSMTRQVKEYTERMYVPTIERNAAFVQSGYEKARALATWKQHIYAAWGQLALTAEGPRDTQIGVGQPIAVTADLHLGALRPEDVLVELVIGRDENWQVIETGAVRLLPQGQTPRGTYLYRNSITAEQGGSLVWGVRVIPAHPDLATKYELGLVRWA, from the coding sequence GTGAACGTTCTTGGACGGGTGGCGGTCTTTCCGACGTTGCCACCGCGCATCAGCCGGCTCTACGATCTGGCCTACAACCTATGGTGGTCGTGGACGCCTGAAGCGCAGGCACTGTATGCCGAGCTGGACCCGGAGCTGTGGCAACGTGTCCAGCACAACCCGGTGCGCCTGTTGGCCGAGATCGACCCGGCGCGGCTGGAAGCGGCGGCGCGCGATCCGGAGTTTCTGGCGCGCTTCGACGCGATCCTGCGCGATTTCGACGCCTACATGCGGCGCGAGGATACCTGGTTTGCGCGCACCTATCCGCAGTACCGCGACAAGACGATCGCCTATTTCTCGGCGGAGTTCGGCCTGCACGAGTCGCTGCCGATCTACTCCGGCGGTCTGGGCGTGCTGGCCGGTGATCACATCAAAGAGGCCAGCGATCTGGGCCTGCCGCTGGTAGGCATCGGCTTTCTGTATCCCCAGGGCTACTTCACGCAGCGCATCACGCGTGAGGGCGTGCAGGAAGCCTTCTACGACAAGCTGGCCTTCGGCACGGTGGCAGCCCGACCCGCGCTCGGCGCCGATGGCCGCGAGATCCAGGTGGCCGTCGAGCTGCCGGGGCGCGTGGTGTATGCCAAGGTCTGGAAGCTGCAGATCGGGCGCGTGGCGCTGTACCTGATGGACACCGACGTGCCGGGTAACGCGCCCGCCGATCGCGAGCTGTCGGCGCGGCTCTATGGCGGCGATCACGAACTGCGCATCTCGCAGGAGATCGTGCTGGGCATCGGCGGGCTGCGCGTGGTGCGCGCGCTGGGTCTCGATCCGGCGGTGTTCCACATGAACGACTCGCACCCGGTCTTTCTGGTGCTGGAGCGCGCGCGCGAGCTGGTAGAGGAGCAAGGCCTGCCCTTCGAGGTGGCGCGCGAGGTGGTGCGCGCCAGCACGATCTTCACCACGCACACGCCGGTGCCTGCGGGCAACGAGATCTTCGGCTACGAGACCATCGACAAATACTTCAGCAACTACTGGAGCCGCCTGGGACTGACGCGCGATCAGTTCCACGATCTGGCGCGGCAGCAGATGTCCTGGGGCACGGCCTTTTCCATGACGGTGCTGGCCTTGCGCTTTTCATCGCTGCACAACGGCGTGAGTCGTCTGCACGGGGCGGTGGCGCGGCGCATGTGGCACTTCCTGTGGCCTGGCATCACCGAGGACGAAGTGCCGATCACGCACATCACCAACGGCGTGCACACCAAAACCTGGCTGGCGCCCGACCTGCGCGATCTCTATACGCGCTACCTGCCGCAGGACTGGCTCGACCGCATCGACGATCCGGCTACCTGGCAGCCGATCGGCAACATACCGGATGCCGAGCTGTGGCAGGCGCATCTGCAGCGCAAGCAGCAGTTGCTGGCCTACCTGCGCCGGCGCTTGCGCCGTCAGCGCCTGCGCCTAGGCGAAGGCCCGCACGCCCTGGCCGAGGCCGAAACGCTGGGCGATCCGCGCGCGCTGATCATCGGCTTTGCGCGGCGCTTCGCCACCTACAAACGCGCCACGTTGATCTTCCGCGACCGCGAACGTCTGCGGCGCTTGTTGAACGATCCTGAGCGGCCGGTGATGATCATCTTTGCCGGCAAGGCGCATCCCGCCGACGAGCCGGGCAAGGCGCTGATCCGCGAGGTGTACACGCTTTCGCGCGCGCCGGAGTTTGCCGGCAAGATCATCTTCCTGGAGAACTACGACATGGAGATGGCGCGCTTCCTGGTGGCGGGCGTCGATCTCTGGCTCAACAATCCGATCCGGCCCCACGAGGCCAGCGGCACCAGCGGCATGAAGGCTGCGCTCAACGGCGTGCCCAACTGCTCGATCCTGGATGGTTGGTGGGCCGAGGGCTATACCGGCACCAACGGCTGGGCCATCGGCGAGGAGCGCGAATACCAGGATCAGGAGACGCAGAACGAAGCCGACGCGACCGATCTGTACAACCGCCTGGAGCAGGAGATCGTGCCCGCCTTCTTCGAGCGCGACGCGCAGGGCCTTCCGCGCCGTTGGGTTGCGATCATGAAGGAGGCGATCCGCACGGTGGCGCCGCGCTTCTCGATGACGCGGCAGGTCAAAGAGTACACCGAGCGCATGTACGTGCCGACGATCGAGCGCAACGCCGCTTTTGTGCAGAGCGGCTACGAAAAGGCGCGCGCGCTGGCGACCTGGAAGCAGCACATCTATGCCGCCTGGGGTCAGCTCGCGCTGACCGCAGAGGGGCCGCGCGACACGCAGATCGGCGTGGGGCAGCCGATCGCGGTGACGGCGGACCTGCACCTGGGGGCGCTGCGCCCCGAGGATGTGCTGGTCGAACTGGTGATCGGACGCGACGAGAACTGGCAGGTGATCGAGACTGGCGCGGTTCGGCTCCTGCCGCAGGGGCAGACGCCGCGCGGCACGTACCTGTACCGCAACAGCATCACGGCGGAACAGGGTGGCAGCCTGGTCTGGGGCGTGCGTGTGATCCCGGCGCATCCGGATCTCGCCACGAAGTATGAGTTGGGGTTGGTGCGCTGGGCGTGA
- a CDS encoding RNA polymerase sigma factor translates to MSINGDVPVSDHALVVAARAGCVESFERLFNQYHPRILAYFVRRTADRELAADLAQQTFIDAFRFIDRLAHADSISAWLYGVARNKLREEWRWQRMHKVLSLEWICEHSGEGVELMRDDHTHTCEERDTIHQALHNLTPALHDALLLYSIGGYASKEIARMLGIADATVRQRIARA, encoded by the coding sequence ATGTCCATCAATGGAGATGTACCCGTCAGCGATCATGCCCTTGTGGTTGCTGCCCGTGCCGGCTGTGTCGAGTCGTTCGAGCGTCTGTTTAACCAGTATCATCCGCGTATTCTGGCTTACTTTGTGCGCCGAACAGCGGATCGAGAACTAGCTGCTGACCTCGCACAGCAAACGTTTATCGATGCCTTCCGCTTCATCGACCGATTGGCACATGCTGATTCAATTTCTGCCTGGTTGTACGGTGTGGCGCGCAACAAACTACGCGAGGAGTGGCGTTGGCAACGTATGCACAAGGTGCTTTCACTCGAATGGATCTGTGAGCATAGCGGTGAGGGCGTAGAGCTAATGCGGGACGATCACACCCATACCTGTGAAGAGCGCGATACAATCCATCAGGCACTTCATAACCTCACGCCGGCGTTGCATGATGCCCTGCTCCTGTACAGTATTGGAGGGTACGCAAGCAAGGAGATTGCCCGTATGCTGGGTATTGCCGATGCTACGGTACGACAGCGGATTGCTCGTGCATGA
- the kynU gene encoding kynureninase produces the protein MAIRTDAAYAAELDAQDELAAFRQRFVIDDPNLIYLDGNSLGRLPRATRERSHTLIDTEWGQRLIRSWNEGWFDMPERIGAKIAQLIGAAPDEVIVADSTSVNLFKLVVGALRLQHGRTRILTDNLNFPSDLYILQGAIELLGGRHRLNILESPDGVHGPVEAIHAALDENVALLTLSHTVFKSGYTYDLAALTAAAHDAGALVLWDLSHSVGALPIDLRAANADLAVGCTYKYLNGGPGAPAFLYVRRDLQERLGNPISGWMGQRNLFAFDLHYQPARSIRRYLTGTPPIVSLALIEPGVDLLLEAGIERVRAKSERQTGYLIALWEALLQPVGFTLNSPHDSRWRGSHISLGHPEGLRIDLALINDCNVLPDFRAPDNIRLGVAPLYTSYAELHAAAVWMRRIVDERLYEKYPREAPVVT, from the coding sequence ATGGCCATACGCACCGACGCAGCCTACGCCGCCGAGCTCGACGCGCAGGACGAGCTGGCCGCCTTTCGTCAGCGCTTTGTGATCGACGATCCCAACCTGATCTACCTGGACGGCAACTCGCTCGGTCGCCTGCCGCGCGCCACCCGCGAGCGCAGCCACACGCTGATCGACACGGAGTGGGGACAGCGCCTGATCCGCAGTTGGAACGAGGGCTGGTTCGACATGCCCGAACGCATCGGCGCCAAGATCGCGCAGCTGATCGGCGCCGCGCCGGACGAGGTGATCGTCGCCGATTCGACCTCGGTCAATCTGTTCAAGCTGGTGGTCGGCGCGCTGCGCCTGCAACATGGTCGCACGCGCATCCTGACCGACAACCTGAACTTTCCATCCGACCTCTACATCCTGCAGGGCGCCATCGAGCTGCTCGGCGGCAGGCACCGACTCAATATCCTTGAATCACCCGATGGCGTGCACGGTCCGGTTGAGGCGATCCATGCAGCGCTGGACGAGAACGTCGCGCTGCTGACGCTGTCGCACACCGTCTTCAAGAGCGGCTACACCTACGACCTGGCCGCGCTGACCGCCGCCGCCCACGACGCAGGCGCGCTGGTGCTGTGGGATCTGAGCCATTCGGTCGGCGCGCTGCCGATCGATCTGCGCGCCGCCAACGCTGACCTGGCGGTTGGCTGCACGTACAAATATCTCAACGGCGGACCGGGCGCGCCCGCCTTTCTCTACGTGCGCCGCGATCTGCAGGAGCGGCTGGGCAACCCGATCAGCGGCTGGATGGGCCAGCGCAATCTGTTTGCGTTCGATCTGCACTACCAGCCGGCACGCAGCATCCGGCGCTACCTCACCGGCACGCCGCCGATCGTCTCGCTGGCGTTGATCGAGCCAGGCGTGGATCTGCTGCTGGAAGCGGGCATCGAGCGCGTACGCGCCAAATCGGAGCGCCAAACTGGGTATTTGATCGCCCTGTGGGAGGCACTGCTGCAGCCGGTGGGCTTCACGCTGAACTCACCGCATGACTCACGTTGGCGCGGATCGCACATCTCACTGGGCCATCCGGAAGGGCTGCGTATCGATCTGGCGCTGATCAACGACTGCAACGTGCTGCCGGACTTCCGCGCGCCCGACAATATCCGTCTCGGCGTCGCACCGCTGTACACGAGCTACGCGGAGCTCCATGCCGCCGCCGTATGGATGCGCCGGATCGTGGACGAGCGGCTGTACGAGAAATATCCGCGCGAAGCGCCAGTCGTGACGTGA
- a CDS encoding secondary thiamine-phosphate synthase enzyme YjbQ, with protein MIHRVRVRTEHRLQFVDITAQIETLVAQSGLTEGTLVLYCPHTTCGLTIQENADPGVQHDMLLLLERLAPREDARYRHIEDNSAAHLQASLMGFSQTLLIENGRPLLGRWQAIYLCEFDGPRERQVLVRLSA; from the coding sequence ATGATCCATCGCGTGCGCGTGCGGACCGAGCATCGCTTGCAGTTCGTCGATATCACGGCCCAGATCGAAACACTGGTGGCGCAGAGCGGCCTGACCGAGGGCACACTGGTGCTCTACTGTCCGCACACCACCTGCGGCCTGACGATTCAGGAGAATGCCGATCCGGGCGTGCAGCACGACATGTTGCTGTTGCTGGAGCGCCTCGCGCCGCGCGAAGATGCGCGCTACCGCCATATCGAAGACAACTCCGCCGCCCATCTGCAGGCCAGCCTGATGGGCTTCAGCCAGACGCTGCTGATCGAAAACGGACGGCCGCTGCTGGGACGCTGGCAGGCGATCTACCTGTGCGAGTTCGACGGACCGCGCGAGCGCCAGGTGCTGGTGCGGCTCAGCGCCTGA
- a CDS encoding glycosyltransferase family 39 protein codes for MRAAPRVALFQRAALGALAREVVLWLALAALVLLGAGWAYRQPLRYDLPIAQADGLEHSGLGEVEFTAEGRPFRWTASTMQVRVPGVGRAPTVLRLEVHHQPSGVEQQLSVGSGAALVSQLLRPYWQRLVVVLPPAAVDAVSGDLVLTLQVDPPLPAAQHDYGVALGALGLRQTASASLPPAVGQALLVLLALIYPAARLLGIARRWLGLGLAALGIALALLLARWRVDVLQALPAARQALLLAWLAVPPLAWWVRRQAVGTRPWAAAVAATALLLGVLHYGGLRHPRFEAIDHVLRVHQIVAIAQGRRAEVQTQLSRQYEWGDNALVPYALLSYDLFVPLASWLDHETLRQVVEAVTAAAAASVVPLLWSIARRSGYSVAQSGWSALLVACFPVVHLYQHDGSFPTIIGLTAAVLALWLLLRLAQQARWWWWLLSGAAIAVSMLLYVTHLLFVPLLVGLIAVAALLVGTPEQRSGAWRMLGALALGVGGAMLAYYGAYLPELLFHTIPRYLLTLRAQGSVGRDAALLPGPLLGGPLEQLWGHYRLIGAVLAALGAALALRRPARWWAPLVLGYAGFVALTMLVDLRFGLWNKHLYFALPGVALGAGGVLGALYERGTAGRLTTVSLVAWLAWASLTAWGLRVLHYVWSLQTL; via the coding sequence ATGCGTGCCGCACCACGTGTGGCCCTGTTCCAACGCGCCGCACTGGGCGCCCTGGCACGCGAGGTGGTGCTCTGGCTAGCGCTGGCGGCGCTTGTGCTGCTCGGCGCCGGCTGGGCCTATCGCCAGCCGCTGCGCTACGATCTGCCGATTGCGCAAGCCGACGGCCTGGAGCACAGTGGCCTTGGCGAGGTTGAGTTTACCGCCGAGGGCCGACCGTTCCGCTGGACGGCGTCCACGATGCAGGTGCGGGTGCCGGGCGTAGGACGCGCCCCGACGGTGCTGCGGTTGGAGGTGCACCATCAGCCCAGCGGCGTGGAACAGCAGCTCAGCGTGGGCAGCGGGGCAGCGCTGGTGAGCCAGCTGTTGCGCCCTTATTGGCAGCGGCTTGTGGTGGTACTGCCGCCTGCAGCGGTCGATGCGGTGAGCGGCGATCTGGTGCTGACGCTGCAGGTCGATCCGCCCCTGCCTGCTGCACAACACGACTATGGCGTGGCGCTAGGCGCGCTCGGCCTGCGTCAGACCGCGTCCGCATCCTTGCCGCCGGCGGTGGGTCAGGCGCTGCTGGTGCTGCTGGCGCTGATCTATCCGGCGGCGCGTCTGCTGGGGATCGCACGGCGCTGGCTGGGCTTGGGGCTGGCTGCGCTCGGCATCGCGTTGGCACTGCTGCTGGCGCGCTGGCGCGTGGATGTGTTGCAAGCGCTGCCCGCAGCGCGTCAGGCGCTGCTGCTCGCCTGGCTGGCCGTGCCGCCGTTGGCGTGGTGGGTCCGGCGTCAGGCAGTCGGGACGCGCCCCTGGGCCGCGGCGGTGGCGGCGACGGCCCTGCTCCTCGGCGTGCTGCACTACGGTGGCCTGCGCCACCCGCGCTTCGAGGCGATCGACCATGTGCTGCGCGTTCATCAGATCGTCGCCATTGCCCAGGGCCGGCGCGCAGAGGTGCAGACGCAGTTGAGCCGCCAGTACGAGTGGGGCGACAACGCGCTGGTGCCCTACGCTCTGCTGAGCTACGATCTGTTCGTGCCGCTGGCCAGCTGGCTCGATCACGAGACGTTGCGCCAGGTGGTCGAGGCGGTGACGGCAGCAGCAGCGGCGAGCGTAGTGCCGCTGCTGTGGAGCATCGCGCGGCGCAGCGGCTACAGCGTGGCGCAGAGTGGTTGGAGCGCGCTGCTGGTCGCCTGTTTTCCGGTGGTGCACCTGTACCAGCACGATGGCTCGTTTCCAACGATCATCGGTCTGACGGCGGCGGTGCTGGCGCTCTGGCTGCTGCTGCGGCTGGCGCAGCAAGCGCGCTGGTGGTGGTGGCTCCTCTCCGGCGCGGCGATCGCCGTTAGTATGCTGCTGTACGTGACGCATCTGCTCTTTGTGCCGCTGCTGGTGGGCCTGATCGCCGTGGCGGCGCTGCTGGTGGGCACGCCCGAGCAGCGGTCCGGGGCGTGGCGCATGCTGGGCGCGCTGGCGCTCGGTGTTGGCGGCGCCATGCTGGCCTACTACGGCGCCTACCTGCCGGAGCTGCTCTTCCACACCATCCCGCGCTACCTGCTGACCTTGCGCGCGCAGGGCAGCGTCGGACGCGATGCAGCGCTGTTGCCCGGACCACTGCTGGGGGGTCCGCTGGAACAACTCTGGGGCCACTACCGTCTCATCGGCGCAGTACTGGCGGCGCTCGGCGCGGCGCTGGCGCTACGGCGACCGGCGCGCTGGTGGGCGCCGTTGGTGTTGGGCTATGCCGGCTTTGTCGCGCTGACCATGCTGGTCGATCTGCGCTTTGGTCTGTGGAACAAACATCTCTACTTCGCGCTGCCGGGCGTGGCGCTCGGCGCGGGTGGCGTGCTGGGCGCGCTCTACGAGCGCGGTACGGCGGGCCGACTGACGACGGTCAGCCTGGTGGCCTGGCTGGCATGGGCCAGCCTGACCGCCTGGGGCCTGCGCGTGCTCCATTACGTCTGGTCGCTACAGACCCTGTGA
- a CDS encoding glycosyltransferase family 2 protein, which translates to MTSQPAAPKRPSITAFFPAYNDGGTIGSLVVTTLHTLAELTDDYEVIVVENGSTDYTLEVLEALAQRYDRLRVLTHRESLGYGGALRVGFANATKELIFYTDGDAQYDPRELKLLLPLMQPGIDVVNGYKISRSDPLHRKIIGRLYHHTVRLLFGFKLRDVDCDFRLIRRHVFEVIDLESPDGTICLELVKKLQDAGFRFAEVPVHHYHRTYGTSQFFNFRRLRRIPPQLFKLWWKLVVRREHLPRIRARRAALEARLAGQVQQTV; encoded by the coding sequence ATGACGAGCCAACCTGCTGCACCCAAACGTCCGAGCATCACGGCGTTTTTTCCGGCCTACAACGACGGCGGCACGATCGGCAGTCTGGTCGTGACCACGCTGCATACCCTGGCGGAGCTGACCGACGACTACGAGGTGATTGTGGTCGAGAACGGCAGCACCGACTATACCCTTGAGGTGTTGGAAGCGCTGGCCCAGCGCTACGATCGGCTGCGCGTGCTGACGCATCGCGAAAGCCTGGGCTATGGCGGCGCGCTGCGCGTGGGCTTCGCCAACGCTACCAAAGAGCTGATCTTCTACACCGATGGCGACGCGCAGTACGATCCACGCGAGTTGAAGCTGTTGCTGCCGCTGATGCAGCCGGGCATCGACGTGGTCAACGGCTATAAAATCAGCCGCTCCGATCCGCTGCACCGCAAGATCATCGGGCGGCTTTACCACCACACCGTACGGCTGCTCTTCGGCTTCAAGCTGCGCGATGTGGACTGCGACTTTCGCCTGATCCGCCGGCATGTGTTCGAGGTGATCGATCTAGAATCGCCCGACGGCACGATCTGTCTGGAGCTGGTCAAAAAGCTGCAGGACGCCGGCTTCCGCTTCGCCGAGGTGCCGGTGCACCACTATCATCGCACCTATGGCACGTCGCAATTCTTCAACTTCCGACGCCTGCGCCGCATTCCGCCGCAGTTGTTCAAGCTGTGGTGGAAGCTGGTGGTGCGGCGCGAGCATCTGCCACGCATTCGTGCGCGGCGCGCCGCGCTGGAGGCGCGTCTGGCAGGCCAGGTACAGCAAACGGTGTGA